The following coding sequences are from one Streptomyces venezuelae window:
- a CDS encoding ROK family transcriptional regulator has protein sequence MTGTPLGEPGSGQHILHLVSSGAATSRADLVREMGLAPSTVSLRVQELVDAGLLTESGEGASRGGRRPRLLRVAAQGGVALAADLGSHHARLGAVDLGGTVSDAVDLPHDITAGPDTAVDWLCEQADALVARQRTEGRTVRAFGVAFPGPVQPGTGRVLSPSRMPGWHRYPLREVLAERLGIPVTVDNDATMMAVGEHRAARPELEHLVVVKAGRGIGSGVISAGRPHDGANGSAGDISHVRVDAAGDRPCSCGNIGCLETVASGAALIRELARQGVEVSDTGDLLRLVADGDPQATTLVRTAGRHIGTVLSVVVNFFNPQAVALGGVLATAEPLVAAVRGVLYERCLPLATADLEITTTVTGVDAGLLGAGLTALSKHLPTAPGPTPAPQEESAPA, from the coding sequence ATGACCGGAACACCACTCGGCGAGCCGGGCTCGGGGCAGCACATCCTGCACCTGGTCTCGTCGGGGGCGGCCACGTCCCGCGCCGATCTCGTACGCGAAATGGGACTCGCCCCCTCCACGGTCTCCCTGCGCGTGCAGGAGCTCGTCGACGCGGGCCTGCTCACCGAGTCCGGCGAGGGCGCGTCACGCGGCGGCCGCAGGCCCCGGCTCCTGCGGGTGGCCGCGCAGGGCGGCGTCGCCCTCGCCGCGGACCTCGGCAGCCACCACGCGCGGCTCGGCGCGGTCGACCTCGGCGGCACGGTCAGCGACGCCGTCGACCTGCCGCACGACATCACCGCGGGCCCCGACACCGCCGTCGACTGGCTCTGCGAACAGGCCGACGCGCTCGTCGCCCGGCAGCGCACCGAGGGCCGCACGGTACGCGCGTTCGGCGTCGCCTTCCCCGGGCCCGTACAACCCGGCACCGGACGCGTCCTCAGCCCGTCCCGCATGCCCGGCTGGCACCGCTACCCCCTGCGCGAGGTACTCGCGGAGCGCCTCGGCATCCCCGTCACCGTCGACAACGACGCCACGATGATGGCCGTCGGCGAGCACCGCGCGGCCCGGCCGGAACTGGAGCACCTCGTCGTCGTCAAGGCGGGCCGCGGCATCGGCAGCGGCGTCATCTCCGCGGGCCGCCCGCACGACGGCGCCAACGGCAGCGCGGGCGACATCAGCCACGTCCGCGTCGACGCCGCCGGCGACCGCCCGTGCAGCTGCGGCAACATCGGCTGCCTGGAGACCGTCGCCAGCGGCGCCGCCCTCATCCGCGAACTCGCCCGGCAGGGTGTCGAGGTGTCCGACACCGGCGACCTGCTGCGGCTCGTCGCGGACGGCGACCCCCAGGCCACCACCCTCGTCCGCACCGCCGGACGGCACATCGGCACGGTCCTGTCCGTCGTCGTCAACTTCTTCAACCCGCAGGCCGTGGCACTCGGCGGCGTACTCGCCACCGCGGAACCCCTGGTCGCGGCCGTACGCGGCGTCCTCTACGAACGCTGCCTGCCCCTCGCCACGGCCGACCTGGAGATCACCACCACGGTGACGGGTGTCGACGCGGGCCTGCTCGGCGCGGGCCTCACGGCGCTGAGCAAGCACCTCCCGACCGCGCCCGGCCCCACCCCCGCCCCGCAGGAAGAGAGCGCACCCGCATGA
- a CDS encoding peptide ABC transporter substrate-binding protein translates to MRSLRSAAATLLVLAAALTGCTREGGHIDMGPTGGIPVEGGTATMALPPSATPNWIFPIGAPGYGASYNYGINSLLFTPVYDAVQDEAEGELTTHGPGTLGLAPKYSDGNKTVTVPLREGVEWSDGKPVTARDLEFWFNLVRANKADWGSYSVGTMPDNVKRFETLDDHTVRLHLTRAYNPDWFSANQLVLLRALPRHAWDAKTDGGRIGDWDRTREGAKAVFARLTKHAKSLGSYGSDPLWKTVNGPWRLAEWRDSGQVTIVPNERFTGPASERPRLDKVVFKPFTTADSEYNVLRSGGVDYGYIPPSVMAQKEKFEDKGYRVDPWEGWAATYIVYNFNSTRGGPMMGQLYIRQAMQHLVDQKAMSDVVWQGSATPTLGPVPVTPKSQYLSEKMEKNRYPFSVDKAKALLKRHGWRTEDGTARCVRPGTGPDECGKGIAKNTPLELTLLSQSGSTETTNMMQELKSSLSKGGIELTVRQQPLNSVLGNSVPCTAKDPGCDWDMSFFGTAGSWYYPLNPSGEQLFSTGASANFGNYSDKKADRIIRAVQYSPDMQAVHEYGEYLAEQLPVMWMPNPAYQVSVIRNDLRGVSQNPTVTFAPQHWYYVKKKGAEK, encoded by the coding sequence ATGCGCTCACTCAGGTCCGCGGCGGCCACGCTGCTCGTCCTGGCGGCCGCCCTCACGGGCTGCACCCGCGAGGGCGGCCATATCGACATGGGCCCCACCGGCGGCATCCCGGTCGAGGGCGGTACCGCGACGATGGCGCTGCCGCCGTCGGCGACGCCCAACTGGATCTTCCCGATCGGTGCGCCGGGCTACGGCGCCTCGTACAACTACGGGATCAATTCGCTGCTGTTCACGCCGGTGTACGACGCGGTGCAGGACGAGGCGGAGGGCGAGCTGACGACACACGGCCCCGGCACGCTGGGCCTGGCGCCGAAGTACAGCGACGGCAACAAGACCGTGACCGTGCCGCTGCGCGAAGGCGTCGAGTGGTCCGACGGCAAGCCGGTCACCGCACGCGACCTGGAGTTCTGGTTCAACCTGGTCAGGGCCAACAAGGCGGACTGGGGCAGCTATTCGGTCGGCACGATGCCCGACAACGTCAAGCGGTTCGAGACGCTCGACGACCACACCGTACGGCTGCACCTGACCCGCGCCTACAACCCCGACTGGTTCTCCGCCAACCAGCTGGTCCTGCTGCGTGCGCTCCCCCGGCACGCCTGGGACGCGAAGACCGACGGCGGCAGGATCGGCGACTGGGACCGCACCCGCGAGGGCGCCAAGGCCGTCTTCGCGCGCCTGACGAAACACGCGAAGAGTCTCGGCTCGTACGGTTCGGACCCGCTCTGGAAGACGGTCAACGGGCCCTGGAGGCTGGCGGAATGGCGTGACAGCGGGCAGGTCACGATCGTGCCGAACGAGAGGTTCACCGGCCCGGCGTCGGAGCGCCCGCGCCTGGACAAGGTGGTGTTCAAACCGTTCACGACGGCGGACTCCGAGTACAACGTGCTGCGTTCGGGTGGCGTCGACTACGGCTACATCCCGCCCTCGGTGATGGCGCAGAAGGAGAAGTTCGAGGACAAGGGGTACCGGGTCGATCCGTGGGAGGGCTGGGCGGCGACGTACATCGTCTACAACTTCAACTCCACGCGCGGCGGCCCGATGATGGGCCAGCTGTACATCCGGCAGGCCATGCAGCACCTCGTCGACCAGAAGGCGATGAGCGACGTCGTCTGGCAGGGCAGCGCGACGCCGACGCTCGGCCCGGTGCCGGTCACGCCGAAGAGCCAGTACCTGTCCGAGAAGATGGAGAAGAACCGGTACCCGTTCTCCGTAGACAAGGCCAAGGCGCTGCTGAAGCGGCACGGCTGGCGCACGGAGGACGGCACGGCGCGCTGCGTACGCCCGGGGACGGGCCCCGACGAGTGCGGCAAGGGCATCGCGAAGAACACGCCCCTCGAACTCACCCTGCTCTCCCAGTCCGGGTCCACCGAGACGACGAACATGATGCAGGAGCTCAAGTCGTCGCTCTCCAAGGGCGGCATCGAACTGACCGTGCGACAGCAGCCGCTGAACTCGGTGCTCGGCAACTCCGTCCCGTGCACGGCGAAGGACCCGGGCTGCGACTGGGACATGTCGTTCTTCGGGACGGCCGGCAGCTGGTACTACCCGCTCAACCCCAGCGGCGAGCAGCTCTTCTCCACGGGCGCGTCCGCCAACTTCGGCAACTACAGCGACAAGAAGGCGGACCGCATCATCCGGGCCGTGCAGTACTCCCCCGACATGCAGGCCGTGCACGAGTACGGGGAGTACCTCGCCGAGCAGCTGCCCGTGATGTGGATGCCGAACCCCGCGTACCAGGTGTCGGTGATCCGCAACGACCTGCGCGGCGTCTCGCAGAACCCGACCGTCACCTTCGCGCCCCAGCACTGGTACTACGTCAAGAAGAAGGGGGCCGAGAAGTGA
- a CDS encoding ABC transporter permease produces MTGFTGFLVKRLLQAIVVLFLVSVIVFVLLHMLPGGPARAILGPKGTPQQIEHFNHQQGYDRSLPMQYAMYVKRLLMGDLGESFKLNSPVLDLLKQRLPKTLLLTVLSTVLAVVIAVPLGLLQAVRRGKASDYALTGLAFLLYATPVFFLGLIMIILFAQVMPVFPAEAPQGETIGALLGDFTGLVLPVVTMAFGIIAMFSRYMRSAVLDNLTEDYVRTAMAKGQSDRRIMVRHVLRNALIPLATLLGLYLPTLFSGALVVESMFNYPGMGLLFWNAAQGSDFPVLLGVTLVVGVATVVGSLLTDVLYAVLDPRIRSLA; encoded by the coding sequence GTGACCGGCTTCACCGGCTTTCTGGTCAAGCGTCTGCTCCAGGCGATCGTCGTCCTCTTCCTCGTGTCCGTCATCGTCTTCGTGCTCCTGCACATGCTGCCGGGCGGCCCCGCCCGCGCCATCCTCGGCCCGAAGGGCACACCGCAGCAGATCGAGCACTTCAACCACCAGCAGGGGTACGACCGTTCACTGCCGATGCAGTACGCGATGTACGTGAAGCGGCTGCTCATGGGCGACCTCGGCGAGTCGTTCAAACTCAACTCGCCCGTCCTCGACCTGTTGAAGCAGCGCCTGCCGAAGACGCTGCTCCTCACCGTCCTGTCCACCGTCCTCGCGGTCGTCATCGCCGTCCCGCTCGGTCTGCTGCAGGCCGTGCGGCGCGGCAAGGCGTCGGACTACGCGCTGACGGGCCTCGCCTTCCTGCTGTACGCGACGCCGGTGTTCTTCCTCGGCCTCATCATGATCATCCTGTTCGCGCAGGTCATGCCCGTCTTCCCGGCGGAGGCACCGCAGGGCGAGACGATCGGCGCACTCCTCGGCGACTTCACGGGCCTCGTCCTGCCGGTGGTCACCATGGCCTTCGGCATCATCGCGATGTTCAGCCGCTACATGCGCTCGGCGGTGCTCGACAACCTCACCGAGGACTACGTCCGTACGGCGATGGCCAAGGGCCAGTCGGACCGCCGGATCATGGTCAGGCACGTCCTGCGCAACGCGCTGATCCCCCTCGCGACGCTCCTCGGCCTGTATCTGCCGACGCTGTTCAGCGGCGCCCTCGTCGTCGAGTCGATGTTCAACTACCCCGGCATGGGGCTGCTGTTCTGGAACGCGGCGCAGGGCTCCGACTTCCCCGTCCTGCTCGGCGTGACGCTCGTCGTCGGTGTCGCCACCGTCGTCGGCTCACTGCTCACCGACGTCCTGTACGCCGTCCTCGACCCCCGGATACGGAGCCTGGCATGA
- a CDS encoding ABC transporter permease, translating into MSTTVTPVTAPGHEDAARATPSLARRTLRVFTGNKLALTGVVVLLLLLAFSYLGPLVHDTEQVHTDLSQANRPPGGSGHLLGTTDLGYDMVGRLMVAGQTSLEIGLAAGLLATLFGTVYGAVSGYFGGWVDAAMMRVTDAALAIPAMFLLVVVAAIITPSKGVLIMIIAGVAWLSPARLVRGEALSLRNREYVQAMRMMGGGGTRAVFRHIVPNAVGTVIVNCTFQIADAILYVSYLAFLGLSIPPPSADWGSMLSAGITYTQNGYWWLIFPPGIAIVLVVAAFNFIGDGLRDAFEVRLRK; encoded by the coding sequence ATGAGTACCACGGTCACCCCTGTCACCGCCCCGGGCCACGAGGACGCCGCGCGGGCCACGCCGTCGCTGGCCCGCCGCACACTGCGGGTCTTCACCGGCAACAAGCTCGCCCTGACGGGCGTGGTGGTGCTGCTCCTGCTGCTCGCGTTCAGCTACCTCGGCCCGCTGGTCCACGACACCGAGCAGGTCCACACCGACCTGTCGCAGGCCAACCGGCCGCCCGGCGGCTCGGGCCACCTCCTCGGCACCACCGACCTCGGCTACGACATGGTCGGCCGCCTGATGGTCGCCGGACAGACGTCCCTGGAGATCGGCCTGGCGGCCGGCCTCCTCGCCACGCTCTTCGGCACCGTCTACGGCGCGGTCAGCGGCTACTTCGGCGGCTGGGTCGACGCGGCGATGATGCGGGTCACGGACGCCGCGCTCGCCATCCCCGCCATGTTCCTGCTCGTCGTGGTGGCCGCCATCATCACGCCGAGCAAGGGCGTCCTCATCATGATCATCGCGGGCGTCGCATGGCTGTCCCCCGCCCGCCTGGTGCGCGGCGAGGCCCTGTCGCTGCGCAACCGCGAGTACGTGCAGGCGATGCGCATGATGGGCGGCGGCGGCACGCGCGCCGTCTTCCGGCACATCGTGCCGAACGCCGTCGGCACGGTCATCGTCAACTGCACGTTCCAGATCGCCGACGCCATCCTCTACGTCAGCTACCTGGCTTTCCTCGGCCTGAGCATTCCACCGCCCTCGGCCGACTGGGGATCGATGCTGTCGGCCGGCATCACCTACACCCAGAACGGCTACTGGTGGCTGATCTTCCCGCCGGGCATCGCGATCGTGCTGGTCGTCGCCGCGTTCAACTTCATCGGCGACGGGCTGCGTGACGCATTCGAAGTACGGCTGCGGAAGTAA
- a CDS encoding ABC transporter ATP-binding protein, which produces MTDPQRTTATDPLLSIEELRVDIASRDRTVHALDGVSLSLAPGEALGIVGESGCGKTMTALSVLGLLPPGGEITGGRVLFDGRDLAAAPAPVLQDVRGNTIGMVFQDPLTSLNPTMTIGAQVAEPLLLHRPGIGRKEAWARAREMLRLVGMPQPAERMKAYPHQLSGGMRQRVAIAMALVCEPKLLIADEPTTALDVTTQHQILELVDDLRARLGMAMILVTHDLGVIANRVDRVAVMYAGKVAEQADVRSLFARPRHRYTEALFAALPERAAGSGTALHTIPGLPPNLATRPTGCRFAPRCTFATDECRSTEPPLADDEPLGARHRFACFHPVPTEAATEDETVAPATVPATGAPGGVLLELDALVKEFPLKGGAFARSRGTVSAVGGVSLTIRKGETFGMVGESGCGKTTLGRIVAGLEEPTSGAVRFEGSDPARMSRAERRAHRRRVQLMFQDSTAAMDPRMRVGDILREPLVIQGVGSRAEQESLVAELLDAVGLPRGAVRRYPHEFSGGQRQRLGLARALTLSPDLVVADEPVSALDVSVQAQILNLMRELQRERGLTYLFISHDLAVVRHLADTVGVMYLGKLVESGPAEQVYAHPLHPYTRGLLDTVNLPDPAAAGSGPERIPLEGETPSAAKPPSGCRFRTRCPLAQDVCATTEPPVSTPNGTGHRVACHFPLASPRLASTV; this is translated from the coding sequence ATGACCGACCCCCAGCGCACCACGGCGACCGATCCCCTCCTCTCCATCGAGGAGCTGCGCGTCGACATCGCCTCGCGCGACCGCACCGTCCACGCCCTCGACGGCGTGTCCCTGTCCCTCGCCCCCGGCGAGGCCCTGGGCATCGTCGGCGAGTCCGGCTGCGGCAAGACGATGACCGCGCTCAGCGTGCTCGGCCTGCTGCCGCCCGGTGGCGAGATCACCGGAGGCCGCGTCCTGTTCGACGGACGGGACCTCGCCGCGGCTCCGGCGCCCGTCCTCCAGGACGTCCGCGGCAACACCATCGGCATGGTCTTCCAGGACCCGCTGACCTCCCTCAACCCGACGATGACCATCGGCGCGCAGGTGGCGGAGCCGCTGCTCCTGCACCGCCCCGGCATCGGCAGGAAGGAGGCGTGGGCGCGCGCCCGGGAGATGCTGCGGCTCGTCGGCATGCCGCAGCCCGCCGAGCGCATGAAGGCCTACCCGCACCAGCTGTCCGGAGGCATGCGACAGCGCGTCGCCATCGCCATGGCGCTGGTGTGCGAGCCGAAACTGCTGATCGCGGACGAGCCGACGACAGCCCTCGACGTGACGACGCAGCACCAGATCCTGGAGCTCGTCGACGACCTGCGCGCCCGGCTCGGCATGGCCATGATCCTGGTCACCCACGACCTGGGCGTCATCGCCAACCGGGTGGACCGGGTCGCGGTGATGTACGCGGGCAAGGTCGCCGAACAGGCCGACGTCCGCAGCCTGTTCGCCCGACCGCGCCACCGCTACACCGAGGCGCTGTTCGCCGCGCTCCCCGAGCGGGCGGCCGGCAGCGGCACGGCGCTGCACACCATCCCCGGGCTCCCGCCGAACCTCGCGACGCGCCCCACGGGCTGCCGCTTCGCGCCGCGCTGCACCTTCGCGACGGACGAGTGCCGTTCGACGGAACCACCGCTCGCAGACGACGAACCGCTGGGCGCACGCCACCGGTTCGCGTGCTTCCACCCCGTGCCGACCGAAGCCGCCACCGAGGACGAGACCGTGGCCCCGGCGACCGTCCCGGCCACCGGTGCCCCCGGTGGCGTACTCCTCGAACTCGACGCGCTCGTCAAGGAGTTCCCTCTCAAGGGCGGCGCGTTCGCGCGCAGCCGGGGAACCGTGAGCGCGGTCGGCGGGGTGTCGCTGACGATCCGCAAGGGCGAGACGTTCGGCATGGTCGGCGAGTCCGGCTGCGGCAAGACGACGCTCGGGCGGATCGTCGCGGGCCTGGAGGAGCCGACCAGTGGCGCGGTGCGCTTCGAGGGCTCCGACCCGGCGCGGATGTCGCGGGCAGAGCGGCGCGCGCACCGGCGCCGCGTCCAGTTGATGTTCCAGGACTCCACCGCCGCGATGGACCCGCGCATGCGGGTCGGCGACATCCTGCGCGAACCGCTCGTCATCCAGGGCGTGGGCAGCCGCGCCGAGCAGGAGAGCCTCGTCGCCGAGCTCCTCGACGCCGTCGGGCTGCCGCGCGGCGCCGTGCGCCGCTACCCCCACGAGTTCTCCGGCGGGCAGCGCCAACGCCTGGGCCTCGCGCGGGCGTTGACGCTCTCGCCCGATCTGGTCGTCGCCGACGAGCCGGTCTCCGCTCTCGACGTGTCCGTGCAGGCGCAGATCCTCAACCTGATGCGGGAGCTGCAGCGCGAACGCGGTCTCACCTATCTGTTCATCTCGCACGACCTCGCGGTCGTACGCCATCTGGCGGACACCGTCGGAGTCATGTACCTGGGCAAGCTCGTGGAGTCGGGCCCGGCCGAGCAGGTGTACGCGCATCCGCTGCACCCCTATACGCGCGGGCTCCTGGACACGGTCAACCTGCCCGACCCGGCGGCCGCCGGGTCGGGCCCGGAGCGCATCCCGCTGGAGGGCGAGACGCCGTCCGCCGCGAAGCCCCCGTCGGGCTGCCGTTTCCGTACCCGCTGCCCCCTCGCGCAGGACGTGTGCGCCACGACGGAACCACCGGTCAGCACGCCGAACGGCACGGGACACCGGGTGGCCTGCCACTTCCCGCTCGCCTCGCCTCGGCTAGCGTCGACGGTGTGA
- the mmuM gene encoding homocysteine S-methyltransferase: protein MRLVEALAQRPLVLDGGLSNQLEAAGHDLSDALWSARLLADEPAAIEGAHRAYYEAGAEVAITASYQATYEGFARHGIGAGRTRELLTSSVDLARRAGSAAGREVWVAASAGPYGAMLADGSEYRGRYGLSVDELERFHRPRLETLAEAGPDVLALETVPDTDEARALLRAVRGLGVPAWLSYSIAGTRTRAGQPLEEAFALAADADDVIAVGVNCCDPGDAEAAVALAARVTGKPVVVYPNSGETWDAAARSWRGPTRFAAGQVAGWRAAGARLIGGCCRVGPAAVAEVARELGAGREGLGHGG from the coding sequence GTGAGACTCGTCGAAGCCCTTGCCCAGCGCCCCCTCGTGCTCGACGGCGGCCTCTCCAACCAGTTGGAGGCCGCCGGGCACGACCTGAGCGACGCCCTGTGGTCCGCGCGGCTCCTCGCCGACGAGCCCGCCGCGATCGAGGGCGCCCACCGCGCGTACTACGAGGCGGGCGCCGAGGTCGCGATCACCGCGAGCTACCAGGCGACGTACGAGGGGTTCGCACGGCACGGCATCGGCGCCGGGCGCACCCGCGAACTCCTGACCTCGAGCGTCGACCTGGCCCGGCGCGCCGGATCGGCCGCCGGGCGTGAGGTGTGGGTGGCCGCGTCCGCCGGGCCCTACGGAGCGATGCTCGCCGACGGCTCGGAGTACCGGGGGCGGTACGGGCTCTCCGTGGACGAGCTGGAGCGGTTCCACCGGCCCCGCCTGGAGACCCTCGCCGAGGCCGGACCCGATGTCCTCGCTCTGGAGACCGTGCCCGACACCGATGAGGCGCGGGCCCTGCTGCGGGCGGTGCGCGGCCTCGGGGTGCCCGCCTGGCTGTCGTACAGCATCGCGGGCACACGCACGCGCGCGGGACAGCCCCTGGAGGAGGCCTTCGCGCTCGCCGCCGACGCGGACGACGTGATCGCGGTCGGCGTCAACTGCTGCGACCCGGGGGACGCGGAGGCGGCGGTGGCGCTCGCCGCGCGGGTCACCGGGAAACCCGTGGTCGTCTATCCGAACAGCGGGGAGACGTGGGACGCGGCCGCCCGGTCCTGGCGGGGGCCCACCCGGTTCGCGGCCGGGCAGGTCGCGGGGTGGCGGGCGGCCGGGGCGCGGCTGATCGGCGGCTGCTGCCGGGTGGGGCCCGCTGCGGTCGCGGAGGTGGCCCGGGAGCTGGGGGCCGGGCGCGAAGGGCTAGGACACGGGGGGTGA
- a CDS encoding WD40/YVTN/BNR-like repeat-containing protein codes for MADVLLTVGTRKGLFIGRRRGGAWEFDDSPYFNAQAVYSVAIDPRGPSPRLLVGGDSAHWGPSVFHSDDLGRTWTEPSKPAVKFPKETGASLERVWQLHPAAAEPDVVYAGTEPAALYRSEDRGESFSLVRPLWEHPTRSKWVPGGGGEGLHTVLTDARDPRAVTVAVSTAGVFRTEDGGASWAPSNDGVSAVFLPDPNPEFGQCVHKVARDAADPDRLYLQNHWGVYRSDDAGAHWTDIGGGLPSDFGFSVVAHPHRGGTAYVFPITADSDRVPADHRCRVYRTTDAGETWEPLSAGLPDEDHYGTVLRDAMCSDDCDPAGIYFGNRNGEVFASADDGDTWRQLASHLPDVLCVRAAAIG; via the coding sequence ATGGCCGATGTACTTCTGACCGTAGGCACACGCAAGGGCCTCTTCATCGGCCGCAGGCGAGGAGGTGCCTGGGAGTTCGACGACAGCCCGTACTTCAACGCGCAGGCCGTCTATTCGGTGGCCATCGACCCCCGCGGCCCCTCCCCACGCCTGCTCGTCGGCGGTGACAGCGCGCACTGGGGGCCTTCCGTCTTCCACTCCGACGACCTCGGGCGGACGTGGACGGAACCGTCGAAGCCCGCCGTGAAGTTCCCCAAGGAGACCGGGGCCTCGCTGGAGCGGGTGTGGCAGCTGCACCCGGCGGCCGCCGAGCCGGACGTCGTGTACGCGGGCACGGAGCCCGCCGCGCTGTACCGCTCGGAGGACCGCGGCGAGTCCTTCTCCCTCGTACGCCCCCTGTGGGAGCATCCCACCCGCTCCAAGTGGGTGCCGGGCGGCGGCGGGGAGGGCCTGCACACCGTGCTGACCGACGCCCGCGATCCGCGCGCGGTGACCGTCGCCGTGTCCACCGCCGGCGTGTTCCGCACCGAGGACGGCGGCGCCAGCTGGGCCCCTTCGAACGACGGTGTCTCGGCGGTGTTCCTGCCCGATCCGAACCCCGAGTTCGGGCAGTGCGTGCACAAGGTGGCGCGGGACGCGGCCGACCCGGACCGCCTGTACCTGCAGAACCACTGGGGTGTGTACCGCAGCGACGACGCGGGCGCGCACTGGACCGACATCGGCGGCGGGCTGCCGTCCGACTTCGGTTTCTCGGTGGTCGCGCACCCCCACCGCGGTGGCACGGCGTACGTCTTCCCCATCACCGCCGACAGCGACCGCGTCCCCGCCGACCACCGCTGTCGCGTCTACCGCACCACCGACGCGGGCGAGACATGGGAGCCGCTGAGCGCCGGCCTGCCGGACGAGGACCACTACGGCACGGTGCTGCGCGACGCCATGTGCAGCGACGACTGCGACCCGGCGGGCATCTACTTCGGCAATCGCAACGGGGAGGTGTTCGCGTCGGCGGACGACGGCGACACCTGGCGGCAACTCGCCTCGCACCTGCCGGACGTGCTGTGCGTGCGGGCCGCGGCCATCGGTTGA
- a CDS encoding uracil-DNA glycosylase, whose translation MAPRPLHEIVETGWAEALEPVAGRIASMGDFLRAEIAAGRTYLPSGANVLRAFQQPFDDVRVLIVGQDPYPTPGHAVGLSFSVAPDVRPLPGSLINIYREMNSDLGLPAPTNGDLTPWTRQGVLLLNRALTTAPRKPAAHRGKGWEEVTEQAIRALAARGKPLVSILWGRDARNLRPLLGQLPSVESAHPSPMSADRGFFGSRPFSRANDLLVQQGADPVDWRLP comes from the coding sequence GTGGCACCACGACCCTTGCATGAAATCGTCGAGACCGGCTGGGCCGAGGCCCTGGAACCGGTGGCCGGACGGATCGCCTCGATGGGGGACTTCCTGCGCGCGGAGATCGCCGCGGGACGCACCTATCTCCCGTCGGGGGCGAACGTCCTGCGCGCCTTCCAGCAGCCCTTCGACGACGTCCGCGTCCTGATCGTCGGCCAGGACCCCTACCCCACCCCAGGTCACGCGGTGGGCCTGTCGTTCTCGGTCGCGCCCGATGTGCGGCCGCTGCCCGGCAGCCTCATCAACATCTACCGCGAGATGAACAGCGACCTGGGCCTGCCCGCGCCGACCAACGGCGACCTCACGCCCTGGACGCGACAAGGCGTCCTGCTGCTCAACAGGGCGCTCACCACCGCACCGCGCAAGCCCGCCGCGCACCGGGGCAAGGGGTGGGAGGAGGTCACGGAGCAGGCCATACGGGCGCTCGCGGCGCGCGGCAAGCCGCTGGTGTCCATCCTGTGGGGCCGCGACGCGCGCAACCTGCGGCCGCTGCTCGGGCAGTTGCCGTCGGTGGAGTCCGCGCACCCCTCCCCCATGTCGGCGGACCGCGGCTTCTTCGGGTCGCGGCCCTTCAGCCGGGCCAACGACCTGCTGGTCCAGCAGGGGGCGGATCCTGTGGACTGGCGGCTGCCGTGA
- a CDS encoding N-acetylglucosamine kinase, translating into MTPQQSGGHGPECVLGVDSGGSGLRAALHVPRDMRRPEPVRSAEPVRTGARGIDAGHFVAQLLPMARELLEQAGGGRIAAVAVGAAGMATLGDDLRAELPAALGRALGVRRTALAADAVTAYAGALGDRPGAVVAAGTGMIAIGTDLTAWRRADGWGHLLGDCGGGAWIGRAGLEAAMRAHDGRRGASRALLERAEAVFGPLAELPGQLYPRTDRPAVLASFAPVVAECASDDPVAEGILRAAARHIAESAAAVCPVADTCEVAFTGGLFNLGDPLLAPLLAELAEQLPHARPVPAAGDPLDGALRMAADIARGGLRLPLDSRMLSVHEGGDLEDGASRRR; encoded by the coding sequence GTGACACCCCAGCAGTCCGGCGGGCACGGGCCGGAGTGCGTGCTCGGCGTCGATTCGGGCGGTTCGGGTCTGCGGGCCGCCCTGCACGTGCCGCGGGACATGCGCCGCCCCGAGCCCGTGCGTTCCGCGGAGCCGGTGCGCACCGGTGCGCGCGGCATCGACGCCGGGCACTTCGTGGCGCAACTGCTGCCCATGGCGCGGGAATTGCTGGAGCAGGCGGGCGGCGGCCGGATCGCGGCCGTCGCCGTCGGTGCCGCGGGCATGGCGACCCTCGGTGACGACCTCCGCGCCGAACTCCCCGCGGCGCTCGGCCGCGCGCTGGGCGTTCGGCGCACGGCACTGGCCGCCGACGCGGTCACCGCCTACGCGGGAGCGCTCGGTGACCGTCCCGGCGCCGTCGTCGCCGCGGGCACCGGAATGATCGCGATCGGCACGGACCTGACCGCTTGGCGCCGCGCCGACGGCTGGGGGCATCTCCTCGGTGACTGCGGCGGCGGCGCGTGGATCGGCCGCGCCGGGCTCGAAGCGGCCATGCGGGCGCACGACGGCAGGCGCGGCGCCTCACGGGCGCTGCTCGAACGTGCCGAAGCGGTGTTCGGGCCCCTGGCCGAGCTCCCGGGGCAGCTCTATCCGCGCACCGACCGGCCCGCCGTCCTCGCATCCTTCGCACCCGTCGTCGCGGAATGCGCGTCGGACGACCCGGTGGCGGAGGGCATCCTGCGGGCCGCGGCCCGGCACATCGCCGAGTCCGCGGCCGCCGTCTGCCCCGTCGCGGACACCTGCGAAGTCGCCTTCACCGGCGGCCTGTTCAACCTGGGCGACCCCCTGCTCGCGCCCCTGCTCGCCGAACTCGCCGAGCAACTGCCGCACGCGCGGCCGGTTCCCGCGGCAGGCGACCCGCTCGACGGCGCACTGCGCATGGCGGCGGACATCGCCCGGGGCGGGTTGCGGCTGCCGCTCGACTCGCGCATGCTCTCGGTCCACGAGGGGGGTGACCTGGAGGATGGAGCATCACGGCGCAGGTGA